A region from the Methylocystis iwaonis genome encodes:
- a CDS encoding efflux RND transporter periplasmic adaptor subunit, whose amino-acid sequence MWRKLFLTLVLAAGGAPDAFGAPPAAAPQEILVPLSEEQIRAAGVETQPVEAETGAGEIVVPGVVTVPPQQLRVVAAPAAGLVETLLVAPDEDVKEGDPIATLRSSELVEAQRAFLHAVSDADLATEKLRRDEQLFKERIIAERRLIITRAEAVQARATLEERGQILTLSGMSEADVAQLRKDRKLASALLVRAPISGTILQRHGTTGERVQASAPLVTIARLDPIWVNLQAPLGRVAALGSVDRVLLPSIDLAGRLIRVGHTVDQATQSVTAVAEFHPGKSSLRPGQALQAILHVKGADASQWRVSADAVASYLNHSWVFVRSPQGFRAVPVTLVSETPQFASVQGELAVGQRVAVHGLLTLLAELAKTESP is encoded by the coding sequence ATGTGGCGAAAGCTTTTCCTGACTCTCGTTCTCGCGGCTGGCGGCGCGCCGGACGCTTTCGGCGCGCCGCCAGCCGCGGCGCCTCAGGAGATTCTCGTGCCGCTCAGCGAGGAGCAGATACGCGCCGCTGGCGTCGAGACGCAGCCGGTCGAAGCGGAAACCGGGGCCGGAGAGATCGTCGTGCCGGGCGTTGTGACCGTGCCGCCGCAGCAGCTCCGCGTTGTCGCCGCGCCGGCCGCGGGCCTTGTCGAGACCCTGCTCGTCGCGCCCGACGAGGATGTGAAGGAGGGCGATCCGATTGCGACGCTGCGCTCCTCGGAGCTGGTCGAGGCGCAGCGGGCCTTTCTGCACGCCGTCTCCGACGCCGATCTCGCCACCGAGAAGCTGCGCCGGGACGAGCAGCTCTTCAAGGAGCGCATCATCGCCGAGCGGCGGCTCATCATCACCCGCGCCGAAGCCGTCCAGGCCCGCGCGACATTGGAGGAGCGGGGCCAGATCCTCACCCTTTCCGGCATGAGCGAGGCCGATGTCGCGCAATTGCGCAAGGACCGCAAGCTCGCGAGCGCGCTTCTGGTGCGCGCGCCGATCAGCGGAACCATCCTGCAGCGGCACGGCACGACGGGCGAACGCGTGCAGGCCTCGGCGCCGCTCGTCACCATTGCGCGCCTCGACCCCATCTGGGTCAATCTGCAGGCGCCGCTCGGCCGCGTCGCGGCGCTCGGGAGCGTCGATCGCGTGCTTCTGCCGTCGATCGATCTCGCGGGCCGCCTCATTCGCGTCGGTCACACCGTCGACCAGGCCACGCAATCGGTGACGGCGGTGGCGGAGTTCCACCCCGGGAAAAGCTCCTTGCGGCCGGGGCAGGCGCTGCAGGCGATCCTGCACGTGAAAGGCGCCGACGCCTCACAGTGGCGCGTGTCCGCCGACGCCGTGGCGAGCTATCTCAACCATAGCTGGGTCTTCGTGCGTTCCCCTCAGGGCTTCCGCGCCGTACCGGTGACGCTCGTCTCCGAGACGCCGCAGTTCGCCTCGGTGCAGGGAGAGCTCGCGGTCGGCCAGCGCGTGGCCGTGCATGGTCTTCTGACGCTCCTCGCCGAACTCGCGAAGACCGAGAGCCCATGA
- a CDS encoding TolC family protein, with protein MTGAPLLAALILGLAGPAFAAPQPRGEVTARNIDGASQKKSKKPLGHALVRHLDMAVAIDAQSRALAAQFGAVSARYATTRSISPGSPYIGGTQRNAVAGNLRNYNETEIEAGLPLWLPGQRDALEATVSSGVIEIEEKIGLRRLDVAGLLRDAWWTAQRTARETTVARNRVATAREIGSDMTRRVELGEAAQADALLAKNELLAAETELAQAEGAEKVARVNYAALTGGATPDGALESIKPPGDIEDHPALRAPLAALRRAETQLQLVEATPIDNPDVGVFGRQEHNRQYSTDPSQSVTDQRTDATTVGVRIRIPLPTEGRQAPRQAEALAEMTRARAEYEKAERVVLADIKAARANLAAAQKAAGLANKRLSVANEQFELSRKSFALGEISAFDLYRVRQLQLDAQRAQASASVNVGAAVSRVNQAQGYAP; from the coding sequence ATGACCGGCGCGCCGCTTCTCGCCGCTTTGATACTCGGGCTCGCGGGCCCCGCCTTCGCCGCGCCGCAGCCGCGCGGCGAAGTGACGGCGAGAAACATCGACGGCGCCAGCCAAAAGAAGAGCAAGAAGCCGCTCGGCCATGCGCTGGTGCGCCATCTCGACATGGCGGTGGCGATCGACGCGCAGAGCAGGGCGCTGGCGGCGCAATTCGGCGCGGTCTCGGCGCGCTACGCCACGACGCGCTCGATCTCGCCCGGCTCGCCTTATATCGGCGGAACGCAGCGCAACGCCGTCGCCGGCAATCTGCGTAACTACAATGAGACGGAGATCGAGGCGGGCCTGCCGCTCTGGCTGCCCGGCCAGCGCGACGCGCTGGAGGCGACCGTCTCGAGCGGCGTCATCGAGATCGAGGAAAAGATCGGCCTGCGCCGGCTCGACGTCGCGGGGCTTTTGCGCGACGCCTGGTGGACGGCGCAGCGCACGGCGCGAGAGACGACCGTGGCGCGCAACCGCGTCGCAACGGCGCGCGAGATCGGCTCCGACATGACCCGGCGCGTGGAACTCGGCGAAGCGGCGCAGGCCGACGCGCTGCTGGCGAAGAATGAATTGCTCGCCGCCGAGACAGAACTCGCGCAGGCGGAAGGCGCCGAAAAAGTCGCGCGCGTAAACTATGCGGCGCTTACCGGCGGCGCGACGCCGGATGGCGCGCTCGAATCGATCAAGCCCCCGGGCGACATCGAGGATCATCCGGCGCTACGCGCGCCGCTCGCCGCGCTGCGCCGCGCCGAGACCCAATTGCAGCTCGTCGAGGCGACGCCGATCGACAATCCGGATGTCGGCGTTTTCGGCCGTCAGGAGCATAATCGGCAATATTCGACCGACCCGTCGCAGTCGGTGACGGATCAGCGCACGGACGCAACGACCGTCGGCGTGCGCATTCGCATACCGCTCCCGACCGAAGGCCGGCAGGCGCCGCGCCAGGCCGAGGCGCTCGCCGAAATGACGCGGGCGCGGGCTGAATATGAGAAGGCCGAGCGCGTCGTTCTCGCCGACATAAAGGCGGCGCGCGCCAATCTCGCCGCCGCGCAGAAGGCCGCGGGCCTCGCCAACAAGCGCCTCTCGGTCGCCAATGAGCAGTTCGAGCTCTCGCGCAAATCCTTCGCGCTCGGCGAGATCAGCGCCTTCGATCTCTACCGCGTGCGGCAATTGCAGTTAGATGCGCAGCGCGCGCAAGCCAGCGCCTCGGTGAATGTGGGCGCGGCGGTATCGCGGGTAAATCAGGCGCAGGGTTACGCGCCGTGA
- the pepN gene encoding aminopeptidase N, with the protein MRHPSNVAVRLADYRPADFLIDTVALDISLHRTETKVVARLALRRNPKGAPGAPLVLDGDELTLVGVKVDGRPLGAQDYTATPDQLTLTAVPEAPFTLEIETRVDPTANTQLSGLYRSGSAYCTQCEAEGFRRITYFLDRPDVLSVYTTRIDADKSEAPILLSNGNPGETGDLPGGRHYAVWRDPFPKPSYLFALVGGDLGVVRDHFKTTSGRQVTLAIHVEHGKEARAEYAMDALKRSMRWDEEKFGREYDLDVFNIVAVSDFNMGAMENKGLNIFNDKYVLASPETATDVDYAGIEAVIAHEYFHNWTGNRITCRDWFQLCLKEGLTVFRDQEFSADMRSRAVERIGDVRGLRLAQFPEDAGPLAHPVRPEVYHEINNFYTATVYEKGAEIVRMLRTLIGDDCFRRGMDIYFERFDGTAATVEDFLSCFAEASGRDLSHFALWYSQAGTPVLSTEGSYDQNAKTFALTLRQEIAPTPGQQEKKPAVIPVALALFGQNGEKLDLESADARPDELARGLFELSDSTRTVTFKNIPSQPVVSALRGFSAPVRLEPAPASADLEKLLACDDDPFNRWQAAQSLALRAIFARVDAARAGAPLPSAPGYVAALRTILSGADADPAFAAQALSLPSETDLAREAGSNVDPDELFAARFGLLEEIGRALASEAEAIYARLSEASPYSPDAASAGRRSLKTVALDLVAAGDPAKGSALAESQFAAAGNMTDRLAALALLALLGGDAREKAFAAFYAQFEGDALVIDKWFALQATIPEPATTQRVIDLMSHPDFSLSNPNRVRSLIGVFANANLTRFHALDGSGYDLLTKIILELDPKNPQVAARLLSSLRSWRTMEPRRRALIEARLRRIVAQEGLSADTKDIATRALA; encoded by the coding sequence ATGCGCCACCCCTCCAATGTCGCCGTCCGCCTTGCAGACTATCGCCCCGCCGACTTTCTGATCGACACTGTGGCGCTCGATATTTCCCTTCACCGGACGGAGACCAAGGTGGTGGCGCGGCTCGCGCTGCGCCGCAATCCCAAGGGCGCGCCCGGCGCGCCGCTCGTCCTCGACGGCGACGAGCTGACGCTGGTCGGCGTCAAGGTCGACGGGCGCCCGCTCGGCGCGCAGGACTATACGGCGACGCCCGACCAGCTCACCCTCACGGCGGTTCCCGAGGCGCCCTTCACGCTCGAGATCGAGACGCGGGTGGACCCGACCGCCAATACCCAGCTCTCGGGACTCTATCGCTCGGGCTCGGCCTATTGCACGCAATGCGAAGCGGAAGGCTTCCGCCGCATCACTTATTTCCTCGACCGTCCCGACGTGCTCAGCGTCTACACGACCCGCATCGACGCCGATAAGAGCGAGGCGCCGATCCTGCTTTCCAATGGCAATCCCGGCGAGACGGGAGACCTTCCCGGCGGCCGCCATTACGCCGTCTGGCGCGACCCTTTCCCCAAGCCCTCTTATCTCTTCGCGCTCGTCGGCGGCGACCTCGGCGTGGTGCGCGATCATTTCAAGACGACGTCGGGGCGTCAGGTGACGCTCGCCATTCACGTCGAGCATGGCAAGGAGGCGCGCGCCGAATACGCCATGGATGCGCTGAAGCGCTCCATGCGTTGGGACGAGGAGAAGTTCGGCCGCGAATATGATCTCGACGTCTTCAACATCGTCGCCGTCTCCGATTTCAACATGGGCGCGATGGAGAACAAGGGCCTCAATATCTTCAACGACAAATATGTGCTCGCTTCGCCCGAGACCGCGACCGACGTCGATTACGCCGGCATCGAGGCGGTGATCGCGCACGAATATTTTCACAATTGGACGGGCAACCGCATCACCTGCCGCGACTGGTTCCAGCTCTGCCTCAAGGAAGGGCTCACCGTCTTCCGCGATCAGGAATTTTCCGCCGACATGCGCTCGCGCGCGGTCGAGCGCATCGGCGACGTGCGCGGCCTGCGGCTGGCGCAATTCCCGGAAGACGCCGGTCCGCTGGCGCATCCGGTGCGGCCGGAGGTCTATCACGAGATCAACAACTTCTACACGGCGACCGTCTATGAGAAAGGCGCCGAGATCGTCCGCATGCTGCGCACGCTGATCGGCGACGATTGCTTCCGCCGCGGCATGGATATTTACTTCGAACGCTTCGACGGCACGGCGGCGACGGTCGAGGATTTCCTGTCCTGCTTCGCCGAGGCTTCCGGTCGCGACCTCTCGCATTTCGCGCTCTGGTACAGCCAGGCCGGCACGCCCGTGCTCTCGACAGAAGGCTCTTACGACCAGAACGCGAAGACCTTTGCTTTGACGCTGCGTCAGGAGATCGCGCCGACGCCGGGCCAGCAGGAGAAAAAGCCGGCCGTCATTCCCGTCGCCCTCGCGCTCTTCGGCCAGAACGGCGAAAAGCTCGACCTCGAAAGCGCGGATGCGCGTCCCGACGAATTGGCGCGCGGACTGTTCGAGCTGTCCGACTCAACCAGAACCGTCACCTTCAAGAACATTCCCTCCCAACCGGTCGTCTCGGCGTTGCGGGGCTTCTCCGCGCCCGTGCGGCTGGAACCGGCGCCCGCGAGCGCCGATCTCGAAAAGCTGCTCGCCTGTGACGACGATCCCTTCAACCGTTGGCAGGCGGCGCAAAGCCTGGCGCTGCGGGCGATCTTCGCGCGCGTCGACGCCGCCCGCGCCGGCGCGCCGCTGCCCTCGGCCCCGGGCTATGTCGCGGCGCTGCGCACGATCCTGAGCGGCGCCGACGCCGATCCCGCCTTCGCCGCCCAGGCGCTGTCGCTCCCCTCGGAAACCGATCTCGCGCGCGAAGCGGGCTCGAACGTCGACCCCGACGAACTCTTCGCCGCACGCTTCGGACTGCTCGAGGAGATCGGCCGCGCGCTGGCCTCTGAGGCGGAAGCGATCTATGCGCGCCTCTCTGAGGCCAGCCCCTATAGCCCCGACGCCGCCAGCGCCGGCCGCCGCTCGCTGAAAACCGTCGCGCTCGATCTCGTCGCCGCCGGCGACCCGGCGAAAGGCTCGGCGCTGGCGGAGAGTCAATTCGCCGCAGCCGGCAATATGACCGATCGTCTCGCCGCGCTCGCGCTCCTGGCGCTTCTCGGCGGCGACGCGCGCGAAAAAGCTTTCGCGGCCTTTTACGCGCAGTTCGAGGGCGACGCGCTCGTCATCGACAAATGGTTCGCGCTGCAGGCGACGATCCCCGAACCCGCAACGACGCAGCGCGTCATCGACCTCATGTCGCATCCCGACTTCTCGCTGAGCAATCCCAATCGCGTGCGCTCGCTGATCGGCGTGTTCGCCAACGCCAATCTCACCCGCTTCCATGCGCTCGACGGCTCCGGCTACGATCTTCTCACGAAGATCATTCTGGAGCTCGATCCCAAGAACCCGCAGGTCGCCGCGCGGCTTCTCTCGTCGCTGCGCTCCTGGCGAACGATGGAGCCGCGGCGGCGCGCTTTGATCGAGGCGCGTTTGCGCCGGATCGTTGCGCAGGAAGGTCTTTCCGCAGACACGAAAGACATTGCGACGCGCGCGCTCGCTTGA
- a CDS encoding efflux RND transporter permease subunit yields the protein MLEQLIHFSLRQRLITFLCALFVAAWGAVSYLKLPIDAFPDVAPVQVLVAMRAPGLTPEELEARVTAPIEIAAKGIPSLTHMRSTTRYSIALITFEFAEGTDIYWARAQVNERLSQVQDQLPAGASGGLAPIVTPLGEMVMFTIVGGDLTPKEQRSLFDFTIRPAIRGLPGVADLNVLGGYVRTFEVAPSPSAMAARGVTVEMLESALKDNNRNDGAGRVQDGEEALLVRAEGRLRSLEDIRSVVIAARPTGVVRVGDVAEVRNGALPRNGVVSRNGQEEAVWGLVLGLRGADARTVVSGVKTRLAELAPTLPKGVTIEIFYDRSELIGKAVWTVQKVLIEAIVLVVILLVLFLGNLRAALVVSVILPLAALATFGVMRWWGLSANIMSLGGLAIAIGLLVDCAVVVVENVEHRLADAHDASFADRVFMTFEATREVAPPLVSGVVIIVTVFLPLLSLEGLEGRLFAPVALTIAFALGSALLLSLTVVPALSATLLRPGHGGEPWLVRKIAAIYEPLLQRALARPLVVAAIALGGLAIAGVAGSRIGQTFMPVMNEGTPVITIRKHPTISVAVAAETDRRIQREIMTKVPEVKGMMARAGADELGIDPVGLNETDNFLTLAPQKEWRGRGMDWLLDEIRAVLDGIPGISYAFSQPIDMRVQEMIIGARGDVVVKIFGDDINELNRLARDVAAQLKTIPGARDVFALQNDGMRYLTARVDRLAAGRFGLDASDIQDALRVWVDGQQVGIVLEGPIRTPLVVRGSETSRRSSVDFARLPMVSNDGKVVELSQLADVKIENGPIQVIREEGRRFATVLANVEGRDLVGFVDDAKTAVAHHVTTPRGYAYQWGGQFENQQRASARLAIVVPIALALIFLLLYFTFNSALQATLVFCNVPFAAIGGILALWLSGEFLSVPASVGFIALIGIAVLNGVVLISYINKLMAEGVGTTRDAVVEGARRRMRPVTLTATIAAFGLIPFLFATGPGAEIQRPLAIVVIGGLITATTLTLVLLPILYDRAMSWRLRRKRNSIAVQRTASL from the coding sequence ATGCTAGAGCAGTTGATCCACTTCTCGCTGCGTCAGCGGCTGATTACCTTCCTTTGCGCGCTCTTTGTCGCCGCCTGGGGCGCCGTGAGCTATCTGAAGCTCCCGATCGACGCTTTTCCCGACGTCGCGCCCGTGCAGGTTCTTGTCGCCATGCGCGCCCCGGGCCTGACGCCCGAAGAGCTGGAGGCGCGCGTCACCGCGCCGATCGAAATCGCCGCCAAGGGCATTCCCTCGCTGACGCATATGCGCTCGACGACGCGCTATTCGATCGCGCTGATCACCTTCGAATTCGCGGAGGGGACGGATATTTACTGGGCGCGCGCGCAGGTCAACGAGCGCCTCTCGCAAGTCCAGGATCAATTGCCGGCGGGCGCATCCGGAGGGCTGGCGCCCATCGTCACGCCGCTCGGCGAGATGGTGATGTTCACCATCGTCGGCGGCGATCTCACGCCGAAGGAGCAGAGAAGCCTCTTCGATTTCACCATCCGCCCGGCGATACGCGGCCTGCCCGGCGTCGCCGATCTCAATGTTCTCGGCGGCTATGTGCGCACCTTCGAGGTGGCGCCGTCGCCCTCGGCCATGGCGGCGCGCGGCGTCACGGTCGAGATGCTGGAATCGGCGCTCAAGGACAATAATAGAAACGACGGCGCCGGCCGCGTGCAGGACGGCGAGGAAGCGCTGCTGGTGCGCGCCGAGGGAAGGCTGCGCTCGCTGGAGGATATTCGTTCGGTCGTGATCGCGGCGCGCCCCACCGGCGTCGTTCGCGTCGGCGACGTGGCGGAAGTGCGCAACGGCGCCCTGCCGCGCAACGGCGTCGTCAGCCGCAACGGCCAGGAAGAGGCGGTCTGGGGGCTGGTTCTGGGCCTGCGCGGCGCCGACGCGCGCACGGTCGTTTCCGGGGTGAAGACGCGGCTCGCCGAGCTTGCGCCGACGCTGCCCAAGGGCGTGACGATCGAGATTTTCTACGATCGCAGCGAGCTGATCGGCAAAGCCGTCTGGACCGTTCAGAAGGTGCTGATCGAGGCCATTGTGCTGGTGGTGATCCTGCTGGTTCTGTTTCTCGGCAATCTCCGCGCGGCGCTCGTGGTTTCGGTGATCCTGCCGCTTGCGGCGCTCGCCACCTTCGGCGTCATGAGATGGTGGGGGCTCTCGGCCAATATCATGTCGCTCGGCGGTCTCGCGATCGCCATCGGCCTTCTCGTCGACTGCGCCGTCGTCGTCGTCGAGAATGTCGAGCATCGGCTCGCGGACGCGCATGACGCAAGCTTCGCTGACCGCGTGTTCATGACTTTCGAGGCGACGCGCGAAGTGGCGCCGCCGCTTGTCTCGGGCGTCGTCATCATCGTCACGGTGTTCCTGCCGCTGCTGTCGCTCGAAGGGCTGGAGGGACGGCTTTTTGCGCCGGTCGCGCTCACCATCGCCTTTGCCCTGGGCTCGGCCTTGCTGCTTTCTCTCACCGTCGTTCCGGCGCTCAGCGCCACCCTGCTGCGGCCCGGCCACGGTGGGGAGCCGTGGCTCGTCCGCAAAATCGCCGCGATCTACGAGCCGCTTTTGCAGCGCGCGCTGGCGCGGCCGCTCGTCGTCGCGGCCATCGCTCTGGGCGGGCTTGCGATCGCTGGCGTGGCGGGGTCGAGAATCGGCCAGACCTTCATGCCGGTGATGAACGAGGGCACGCCTGTCATTACCATCCGCAAACATCCGACGATCAGCGTCGCCGTCGCGGCGGAAACCGACCGCCGCATTCAGCGCGAGATCATGACGAAAGTGCCGGAGGTGAAAGGCATGATGGCGCGCGCCGGCGCCGATGAGCTCGGCATCGATCCGGTCGGCCTCAACGAGACCGATAATTTCCTCACCCTCGCGCCGCAGAAGGAATGGCGCGGGCGCGGCATGGACTGGCTCCTGGACGAGATCAGAGCCGTGCTCGACGGCATCCCGGGCATTTCCTACGCTTTCTCGCAACCCATCGACATGCGCGTGCAGGAGATGATCATCGGCGCGCGCGGCGATGTGGTGGTGAAGATCTTCGGCGACGACATCAACGAGTTGAACCGCCTCGCGCGCGACGTCGCGGCGCAGTTGAAGACGATCCCCGGCGCGCGCGACGTGTTCGCGCTACAGAACGACGGGATGCGTTATCTGACGGCGCGCGTCGACAGGCTGGCGGCGGGGCGTTTCGGTCTCGACGCCAGTGATATTCAGGACGCCTTGCGCGTCTGGGTCGACGGGCAACAGGTCGGCATCGTGCTCGAAGGGCCCATTCGCACGCCGCTGGTCGTGCGCGGCTCCGAAACCTCGCGGCGCTCCTCCGTCGATTTCGCGCGCCTGCCGATGGTGTCGAACGACGGGAAGGTCGTCGAGCTGTCTCAGCTTGCCGACGTAAAGATCGAGAACGGCCCCATTCAGGTCATTCGCGAGGAAGGCCGACGCTTCGCGACGGTGCTCGCCAATGTCGAGGGCCGCGATCTCGTCGGCTTCGTCGACGACGCCAAAACCGCGGTGGCGCATCATGTGACGACGCCAAGGGGCTACGCCTATCAATGGGGCGGCCAGTTCGAGAACCAGCAGCGCGCGTCGGCGCGCCTTGCGATCGTCGTGCCCATCGCGCTCGCTTTGATCTTCCTGCTGCTCTACTTCACCTTCAATTCCGCGCTGCAGGCGACGCTCGTCTTTTGCAACGTGCCTTTCGCGGCGATCGGCGGCATTCTCGCGCTCTGGCTCTCCGGAGAGTTTCTCTCCGTGCCGGCCTCGGTCGGCTTCATCGCGCTCATCGGCATTGCGGTGCTGAACGGCGTGGTGCTCATCTCCTACATCAACAAGCTGATGGCCGAGGGCGTGGGGACGACGCGCGACGCCGTGGTCGAGGGCGCGCGCCGCCGCATGCGTCCGGTGACTCTCACGGCGACGATCGCCGCTTTCGGCCTCATCCCCTTCCTCTTCGCGACGGGGCCGGGCGCCGAGATCCAGCGCCCGCTGGCGATCGTCGTTATCGGCGGCCTCATCACGGCGACCACGCTGACGCTCGTGCTGCTGCCGATCCTCTACGATCGGGCCATGAGCTGGCGCTTGCGCAGGAAGCGCAACAGCATCGCCGTGCAGAGAACGGCTTCGCTATGA
- a CDS encoding alpha/beta fold hydrolase, whose amino-acid sequence MSSTFAPESHFITARDGLRLHYRDYPCPAATRLPFVCLPGLARTADDFCLVAEAAQQSGRRVLALDYRGRGRSEWDKDWRRYNPDVEEEDIFAVLADAGVARAVFFGTSRGGLHTMRLARARPGLISAAILNDIGPVIEKKGLLLIKGYVGKMPPLQKMSDAAALMRLTASVAFPAITPEQWEIFARQTFEERDGKIALRYDPELAHTLDDITPECEVEDLWEAFAALAQHPILALRGETSNILSIETFAEMARRAPRLERHTVPGQGHAPLLLDQPTIERVMQFLNKQD is encoded by the coding sequence GTGAGCTCGACCTTCGCCCCCGAAAGCCATTTCATCACCGCCCGCGATGGCCTGCGCCTGCATTATCGCGACTACCCCTGCCCGGCCGCGACGCGGCTGCCGTTCGTGTGCCTGCCGGGGCTCGCGCGCACGGCGGATGATTTTTGCCTCGTGGCCGAAGCGGCGCAGCAATCGGGCCGGCGCGTGCTCGCGCTGGATTATCGCGGACGCGGGCGCTCCGAGTGGGACAAGGACTGGCGCCGTTACAATCCCGACGTCGAAGAAGAGGACATCTTTGCCGTTCTCGCCGACGCCGGCGTCGCCAGGGCCGTCTTCTTCGGCACCTCGCGCGGCGGGCTTCACACGATGCGCCTCGCGCGCGCCCGGCCGGGATTGATAAGCGCCGCGATCCTGAACGACATCGGCCCCGTGATCGAAAAGAAAGGCCTGCTGCTGATCAAGGGCTACGTCGGCAAAATGCCGCCGCTCCAGAAAATGAGCGACGCCGCCGCGCTGATGCGCCTGACCGCAAGCGTGGCCTTCCCCGCGATCACGCCCGAGCAGTGGGAAATCTTCGCGCGCCAGACCTTCGAAGAAAGGGACGGCAAGATCGCGCTGCGCTACGATCCCGAGCTTGCGCATACGCTCGACGACATCACGCCGGAATGCGAGGTCGAGGATTTGTGGGAAGCCTTCGCGGCTCTCGCCCAGCACCCCATACTCGCGCTGCGCGGCGAGACCTCGAACATCCTCTCCATCGAAACCTTCGCTGAAATGGCGCGACGCGCGCCGAGGCTCGAACGTCATACCGTACCCGGCCAAGGCCACGCGCCGCTGCTGCTCGACCAGCCGACAATCGAGCGCGTGATGCAGTTTTTGAATAAGCAGGACTGA